Below is a genomic region from Salinirussus salinus.
CACGCCACATCCCTCGGTGTAGAACTCGACGAGCGCGACCGGGTTGGCCCCGACGAATTCGTCGAGCTCCGCCTCGTCGTCCAGGTCGACCGGTCGCTCGGTCTCGGCTTCGGCCTCCGGTTCCGCCGGCCGCTCGGGCTCGCTGTCTGCGGTGTCCATGCCCCCGTTACGTCGTCGAGGGCCCTAAGCCATCCGGCGTCCGCTCGGCCACCGGGCCGGTCAGGCCCAGGCCTCGCCGCTCGCCAGGTCGACCTCGCCGTCCAGCTTCGAGGACGGACAGATGTCCTCGAGCACACAGTCCTCGCAGTCGGGGTTGCGCGCCGTGCAGACCGCCCGGCCGTGGCTGATACAGAGGTGGGTAAACTCCTGCCACTCCGCCTCCGGGAGCAGGTCCATCAGCTCCTGTTCGATGGCCCCGGGGCGCTCCTCCTCGGTGACCCCGAGCCGTCGAGTCAGCCGCTGGACGTGCGTGTCCACGACCACGCCCTCGACGACGTCGTGGCCGTGCTGGAGGACGACGTTCGCGGTCTTTCGGCCCACGCCCTTGAGGTCGGTCAGCTCGGCCATCGTGTCGGGCACCTCCCCGTCGTGCTCCTCGAGGATCTGCCGGCAGGCCGACCGGATGTACTCGGCCTTGTTGTTGTAGTAGGTGACGGAGTTCAGGTCCTCGGCGAGTTCCTCCTGGTCGGCCGCGGCGTAGTCCTCCACGCTCGGGTACTTCTCGAAGAGGTCGTCGGTCACGCTGTTGACTCGCTCGTCGGTGCACTGCGCGGAGAGGATGACCGCGACCAGAAGCTCCAGCCGGGTCGAAAACTCCAGCGAGATGGTGGTGTCGGGGTACTCCTCGTGGAGGCGCTCGGTCACCGCCGCCGCCTGTGCGGCCGGGTCGTCGTGTGGCGTGCCCATACTCCGGCGTCGGCCGCGACCGGCTTCAGTCCCGCGGGTCCGGGCCGGCGTCGAACGGGCCCGCCAGCTGTCCCCCGGTGAGTTCGACGAGGACGGTCGCGAAGGTCGACCCCTCGCTCCAGAAGGCCATCTCCTCGATCCCGTTTCCACCCGCGGCCGTCGAGAAGACGCTCAACAGGATCGTGTCGTCGTCGACGAGCAGAACCCGTCCGACCGGCAGGTCCGGGTCCTGGTCCTCGGGGACGGCGTGGGTCACGACCGGCTGCTCGACCGCCCCGCGGACGGCCCCGTCGGCGCTCGCGACGACTGCAGTCAGCCCGCGCTCGGCGGCCTCCCGCAGTGCGTCCACGACGGGCGCGTCGAGCATCCCGGGGTCGTCGACGCCGTAGACGACCCGCTCGTCGGCCTCGCCGACGAGTTCGGCCGCCCGCGAGACGACTGCCTCGGTGCCGTGAACCAGCCAGATGTCCTCGCTGTGCTCCCCGTCGCCCGCCGACCCCTTGACGCCCTCCAGGTAGTCGAAGGCCTCCGCGCCGGTCTCGGCGAGCTGGTCGAGCAGCCGCGTCCGCGCCACGTCGGGTTCGGCCGGGCGGTACACCGTGGGCGTGGACTGGCGGGTCTCGACCAGCCCCCGCTCCTCCAGCCCCTCGGCCGCGCCGTACACCTGGGAGCGTGGCACCTCCGAGATGTCGGCGACGTCGCTCGCGGTCCCGCTGCCCAGCCGCTGGAGGGCGACGAACACCCGCGCCTCGTAGGTCGTCAGTCCGAGCCGCGTCAGCCCCTCGATAGCGTCCTCGTCGTCCATCGCGTTCTCAGTTCTGGAGCCCGAAACGGCTACAGCCTTTCGGTGTGAAGGGGTGCCGTGTTCCGCCGACTCCTCCGGGGTTCGGTCTCCGAGCCTACCCTCTCGCGGCTCGGGACTGCCGTCGCCGAGCGCAACGGCGAGCCCCTGGAGTCGGTCCGCCCCCTGGAGGCCGACAACTGGCTGTCGACGCCCTGCGTGGTCAACGACCGGTACTTCCTGAAGGTGATCACCGGGCAGAACTCCCTGGTCCACGCGCTGTTGACCGTCGGCCGGAACCTCGGCGCGTTCTCCAGCGGCCGGGCGGGGTTTTTCGACCACGTCGCCACGCCCCTCGAGATGGCCGAGCGCGAACTCGCGGCCACGCGGGAGATGCGCGCGCTCGGCGTGAACGCCCCCGAACCGCTCGAGGCCTTCGAGTTCGAGGGCCACGGCGTGCTCGTCCTCGAGTACCTGCCGGCCTTCCGCACGCTCGACTCGCTCTCGGAGCCGGAGGCGGCCGCCTTCGTCCCCGACCTGTTCGCCGCGCTCGCGGCCCTGCACGACAACGGCCTCGCACACGGCGACCTCCGGGCGGAGAACGTCCTGGTCGCCGCCGGTGACCTGTACTTCATCGACGCGACGACCGTCAGCGCCGACGCGGTCGCGGACGCGCGGGCCTACGACCTCGCCTGCGCGCTCGCGGCTCTGGAGCCGCTGGTGGGTGCTCGCGCGGCCGTCGGGGCGGCCGCCGACGCCTACGACGCCGACGCGCTGCGCGCGGCCGTTCGGTTTCTCCCCTTCGTCGCCGTCCGCCCGGACCACGACTTCGACGCCATCGCACTCCGCGGGGAACTCGACAAGGAGCTGGGGTGACTCCCGGACGGCCCGCCCTGTCGGCTCAACCCTCCAGCAGTTCCCTCGTCCGGCGGTGGCGGTACCGGAACATCGGCTCGAGGCCGACCCGCGCCAGCGGGCCGACCGCATCGCCCAGCGCGCCGAAGGGCAGGGCGTACTCCACGCGGTCCCGGACCACCGTCGCGCCGTCGTCGGCGTAGAACATGTGGGTGTGGGTCCACTCCCGGAAGGGCCCGTCGCTCATTACGTCCCGGAAGTACGCCGACCCGCCCTCGTGCTCGCGGGCGACGATGTCGGAGACCCAGGCCTGGCGGGGCCCGACCCCGAAGGGTCGGACCGACGACTCCACCACCGACCCCGCCTCCAGCACGTCGGGGTCGGGATCGCCGTCGGGCCCGCGGACCGCGTCGATCCGGATGTTCATCCACCCCGGCGTGAGCGCGACCAGCCCCTCTTCGGTCGAGTGGAAATCCCAGACCTCTGCGAAGGGAGCCTCCACCCGCACCGACCGCTCGTACGTTGGCATACCCGGGCTTGGGGCGAGAGCGGCAAAAGGGAGGCGGTCCGGCGGTCGGTGTGGCAGTCACGGGTTACGCACCCGACGGTGCAAACGGTACTCAGGGCCAGACGCCGGACTGCTCGGCGGCCCGGCGCACCCGCTGGAGGGCGACGACGTACATCGCCTCGCGGAAGGTGCCGAGTTCGCGCTCCTCGAAGGTGTCGACCAGTTCGTCGAAGGCCTCGGTGACGACCCGTTCGAGTTCGTCGTTGACCCGCTGTTCGGTCCACTGGAACCGCTGGCGATTTTGAACCCACTCGAAATAGGAGACCGTCACCCCGCCGGCGTTGGCGAGGATGTCCGGCACGACGAGCACGTCCCGCTCTTCGAGGATGTCGTCGGCGTCGGGGGTCAGCGGACCGTTGGCGGCCTCGACGATGATGTCGGCGGAGACGTCGGCGGCGATGTCGGCGTCGATGGCGTTCTCGAGCGCGGCGGGCACGAGCAGGTCCACGTCGGCGGTGAGCAGGTCCCGGTTCGTCCAGGCCCCGGCGCCCTCGAAGCCGGCCACGCTGCCGGTGTCGCGCTTGTGGTCTTTGACGGCGACGGGGTCGAGCCCGTCGGGGTCGTGGATGGCGCCGCTGGAGTCGCTGACGGCGACGACGGTCGCGCCCATGTCTTCGAGCAGGTCCGCCGCGACCCAGCCGGCGTTGCCGTAGCCCTGGACGGCGACGGTCGCGTCGGCGACGTCCCCGCCGCGGTAGTCGAACGCCTCGCGGGAGACGATGGCGACCGACCGCCCCGTCGCCTCCACCCGGCCCTCGCTGCCGCCGCTCTCGACGGCCTTGCCCGTGACGACGCCCGGTTCGGTCGTGTTCTCGAGGCTCTCGTAGGTGTCCTTGACCCAGTTCATCTCCCGCTGGCCGGTGTTGACGTCCGGTGCGGGGATGTCGCGGTCCTCGCCGATCAGCGGCCGGAGTTCCTCCGTGTACGCGCGGGTGACCCGCTCGAGTTCGTCCGCCGAGTACCCGGACGGGTCCAGCGCGATACCGCCTTTGCCGCCGCCGAAGGGGATGTCCACCGCGGCGCACTTGTAGACCATCCACCCCGACAGCGCCTTCACCTCGTCGCGGTTCACGCCGGGGTGGTACCTGATCCCTCCCTTGTAGGGGCCGCGGTCGCCGTTGAACTGCGAGCGGTACGCCCGGAACGTCTCGATGGCGCCGTCGTCCATCTCGACCGACAGCGTCGTCTCCAGCACCCGCTCGGGGTTCTTGAGCCGTTCGAGCACACCCGGGTCGATGTCGAGGTGTACCGCGGCGTCGTCGATCTGCTCCTGCATACTCTCGAACGGGTTGACCTCCTCGCTCATGGCTCACTCTACCCGAGTAGGTGGGAAATAAATGACGCACACGCGCGTAACCGCTGGCTACCCCCGCGGGGACGGGTACTTCCCGCACGGCCGCCGGTCCGGACCGTCTCAGGAGAGGGCTGCCTCCAGCCGCCCGACCAGCCCCTCGCTGCCGACGAACACCGGCGAGCGCTCGTGGAGTTCAGCGGGCGTCTTCGCGAGCAGCGACTCCCCGCCGTCGGAGGAGGCCCCACCCGCGGCCTCAAGGACGGCAGCCATCGGGTGCCCCTCGAACTGCAGCCGGAGTTTCCCCTCGGGGGCGTCGGTGAGCATCGGGTAGCCGAACAGGCCGCCGTAGGTCAGCACCTGGTTCACGTCGGCGACCATCGCGCCGCCGTAGCGGAGTTTCAGGCGGTCGGCCTCGACCGCCTCGACGAACGCCGCGAAGTCCGCCGGCCAGTCCGGCGCCCGGCCGCCGAAGCCGTAGACCGTCGGCTCCGCCGGGAGGGTCACGTCCTCGGTGAGCACCTCCCTGTCGCCGTCCTCCAGGAGGTACTCCGTCACGGTCTCCCCCCCGGTCCAGACCATCGTCGTGATGGGGCCGTAGAGGACGTAGCCCGCGGCCAGAAGCGCGTCCCCGCCCGCGGGAAGGGAGTCGTCGTAGACGCCGACGATGGTCCCCATGCCGTTGTTCGAGCGGAGGTTCGAGGAGCCATCAAGCGGGTCACAGGCGACGTAGACCCCCCCGCTCCCGCCGCCATCCCCGTCGGCGGTCACCACGCCCTCCCGTTCCTCGCTGGCGTAGCCGGCGACGCCCTCGACACCGAGCAGCCGCTCCTCCAGCAGCCGGTCGGCGTAGACGTCGGCGGCGAGCTGGCGGTCGCCGCTGGGGTTCTCGGCCGCCTCGTAGGAGCGCCGTTCCGCCAGCGCCCCACGAACGTCGGCAGCCGTGTCGGCGACGACATCGACGACGGCCTCGACGGTGTCGTCGGTTCCGGCGGCGTCGGCGGTGCGGTCGTCCCCGTCGCCGTTGCCGCCCATCTCACTCCCCGGCGGCCGCCAGGGCGGTGTCGACCGAACTCTCCTCGTAGATGACCTTCTCCAGCGCGTCGAGGATGCGGGTTGGGTTCTCCCGCTGGAAGACGTTCCGGCCGACCGCCAGCCCCGCGCCGCCGGCGTCAATGACCGCCTTCACGCTCTCCAAGAAGTCCCGGTCCGACGTTTTGGAGCCGCCGGACATCACCACTTTGGTCCGGCCGGCCATCCGGACCGCCTGCTCCATGGCCTCTCTGCTGCCGGGATATTTGACCTTCGCGACGTCGGCGCCGAGTTCGTGGGCCTGGCGGGCGGCGTAGGCGATGGTGTCGGGTTTCTTGTCGTTTTTCAGCCCCTGGCCGCGGGGGTACGACCACATCACGACCGGGAGGTCGTACTCGCGGGCCGTCTCCTGGGCCTCGCGGAACTCCTCGGCCATCTCGATCTCGTTGTTCGAGCCGCCATACAGGGTGAAACCGACCGCGTCCGCGCCGAGCTCTTCGGCGGCGTACTCCACCGAGCAGTTGACCGCCGAGTCCGGCTCGCCCATCCAGAGGTTCGAGGTGCCATTTAATTTCGCCAGCAGGTCCACGTCGTCCTCGTAGGAGGGGTAGTAGGCCTCGGCGACCCCTTTCTGGACCGCCAGCGTGGTGACGGCGTCGTGGGTCGCCACCTCGAAGACCCGCTCGGGGTTCGCGCTCTCGGGGACCTCCTCGAAGTCGACGGGGCCGTGTTCCAGCCCGTGGTCGTAGGCGAGGATGAGCACCTTTCCGTCTCTAGCCAGTGGCGTGTCGTCGAACGGTCGCATGGGCTGAGATGTGGCGACTGCGAGTAAAGTTCTTTTGGGGTGCAGTCGGCTCCGGGACGCCTCGGAGCGCGCGGCCCCGCTCGCTCAGCTGGTGTCACCGTCGATGTGGACGACGAAGACCGGCACGCGGGCGTTCTCGACGACCCGCTGCGCGACGCTGCCGAGGCGGACGTACCGCTCGTGGTCGCTTCGGCCGTGGGTCCCGATGACGATGACGTCGACGTCTTCGGCGTAGTCGAGGACCCGCTCGGCGGGTGCCCCCTCCCGGACTGCCGTCCGGACCGGAACGTCGCCCTCCTCGGCACGCATCGCTACCTCGTCGACCGCCCGCTCGGCCCGCCGGTGCATCGTCTCCATGGCCTCGTCCCGGCGCTCCTCCGGGAGGCTCCGGGCCTTCCGTTCGTCGACGACCGCGAGCGCGTGCAGCGTCGCGTCGTGGTTCCCCGCGAGTTCGACCGCGTGCCGCAGGGTCTCCGCCGTCCCCTCGCTGCCGTCTGTCGGAACGAGTACGTCGTCGTACATACGAACAGGTCCCCACCACGGGCACAAGAACGGCGCGGGGATTCCTACACCGTGGGACCGCCCCGGTAAGACGAGCCGGCTCGCGCCGCTCGGCGGAGTGGCTACCGGGACGAGTCCGACCCGGTCCGGGCCCCGTCCGTCGCTGCGTCGCCCAGCTGTTCGCCGAGCCAGTCGTAGTGCTCGCGCAGCCGTCGCTCGCCCGCGTCCGTGAGCGCGTACACGTCGTGGATCCCCTCGGCCCGGGTCTCGACGAACCCTTGCTCCTCCAGTGTCTCCAGCGCACCGTAGAAGGAACGGGGCTCGATGCGCTCGTCGTAGTGCGATTCCAGCCTGGACTTCAGCGCCTGGGCCTGCAGGGCCTCGCCGGCCAGCAGCGCACACATGTCCCGGCGTCGCCCGCTCTGGAGGAATTTCATGTCCCACCCACGCCCGGCTCCGACTCGGGGCTTTCGGCTCCGGACCGGTACGTTTGCCTGCCTCCAGCCCGACACCCGGATATGAGCGACGGGACGGCCGACGAGGCTGAGGGCGCCGGCGGGACCGACAGCGGGCCCGGGGAGACTGCCGAGGCGAACGGTATCGTGGCCCGGTACCGCGAGACCGGAACGGAGCGACTGCTCACCTTCGAGCGCGACGGCCGGACTGCGGCGGTCGCTCAAAACGTCGAGGGCTACGCCATGCTGAAAGTCCGGACGGGCGCCGACGGCGACGAACTCGAGCGCTACTACGGGTTCGACATGGCCCTCGACCACGCCGCCGAGCTGCTTGGGGTCTCCCGACACGACCTGCCGGTTCCCGACGCGGCCGAAGACATGGGGATGTGACACTGCTTTGTACGCCCGAGCGGGACCCCGCTCGGGCGTAAATAATAAAAACCGCCCGCCGCCCGACCCCCGCGGTCTCGTTGCGAGTGACCGCTTGGCTCGCCCCGGGACCATCGGCACTCCCGCCATCAGACGGAGCCTTGCGCTCCGGTGTCGACGAAGCCTGGCGCTTCCGGTATCCAGTGAAGTCTGACGCTCCTGTTGTTCGCATATCGGTACCACGGTTGAATTCGATTTATTACGGACGCCGCCGGAGCAGGGGCCATGTCCGACCCCTTCGACCGGGCGGTTCGGGACCACCACCGCGGCGAGCGCGAGGCGCCGCTGCTCCAGCGCGACGGCGACCGCGTTCTGGAACACCCCATCGAGGAGTTCTACTTCACAGCACCCGCCGGCGAGGGGCTAGAGTGGCTGGAGGCACACCTCGACGGCCCGCTACTCGACCTCGGAGCGGGCGCCGGGCGACACGCCCTGGTCTTCCAGGAGCGCGCCGAGACGGTCGCCGTCGAGGTGAGCGACCACCTCGTCGCGACCATGCGGGACCGCGGGGTCGAGGACGCGCGCCGCGGCGACATGTTCGACCTCCGGAGCACCTTCGAGCGGGACCGATTCCGGTCCGTGCTCGCCATCGGAACCCAGACCGGGCTGGCAGGCTCGATGCGGGGGCTGCGCGAGCTGCTGGGCGACCTGGCGTTCGTCACGACACCCGACGGGACGGCCGTGCTCGACTGTTACGACCCGACAGTCGAGGCCACCGCCGACCTGCTCGGCTACCGGGCCGACCCGACACCCGGACTCGCCCACCGGGTGATGTACTTCGAGTACGAGGGAGAGACCGGCGACGTCCTCAACTTCCGGCTGTTCAGTCCCGACAGGCTGCGGGAAGCGGCTGCCGGAACCGGCTGGACGGTCACAGCGGTCCGGCGGTCGGACGACGAGAACGGCCGGTACTACCGGGCCGCGCTGGAGAAGTGGTGACCGGGGTCCCGTGGACAGGTCGGCCCGAATCGCTCAGTGACCGTCGACGTCTTCCTTCCAGACCAGCCCCTCGATGGTCGCGGTCAGCACCGTCTTGTCGTCCCTGTTCTTGCAGACCACCTCCGAGGTGACGTCGTAGCGGTCCTCGCGTTCGACGACGGCCTCGGTCCGGGACTCGCAGGTGACCGGCTCGCCGGTGTAGACCGGACGGTGGAACTCGAAGTCCATCCGCCGGGCCAGCACCTCGTTGTCACCGCCGAGTTTCGTCGGCATCGTCGCCGTCAGGAGCCCCTGGACCATCACCCGGCCATTCTCGTCGGGTTCGGTGTGCCGGGGCTGGTCGTCGCCGGTCAGCTCCCCGAACTGCCGGACCTCATCGACGGTGAAGGTTCGCTCGTAGCTGCTTGTCTCGCCTTCGACGGGTCTGTCCATGCGCGAGTGGACGGCCGAACTGGACAAAAACTGCGCGGCTGCGGTGCTCGGGCGGTAGTGGACCAGAGACAAGTACCGGACGCGAGCGCAGCGAGCGTCCGGCTTTATGTTTTTTGCGCCGAGCGAGTTGCGGGCCGCAGGCCCGCAACTACGTGCCGTGACGGCGAAGCCGCCACGCGGTGGCCGAAGGCCATCCGAGGCGGAAAAAAGTAGCTACGCGAACGTGCGGGAGACGTCCTCGTCGGTCTCCTCGTTCTGGATCTTCTCGTAGGCGTCCTCGAAGTCCTGCATCCGGACTGTGGTGCGCTCGTCGCGGATGGCGAACATCCCTGCCTCGGTGCAGATGGCCTTGATGTCCGCGCCGGAGGCGTCGTCGGCCACGTCGGCCAGGCTGGCGTAGTCTAGGTCGTCGTCGATGTTCATGTCGCGGGTGTGGATCCGGAAGATCTGCTCGCGGCCGCGCTCGTCGGGTTTGGGCACTTCGATGAGGCGGTCGAAGCGGCCGGGGCGGAGGATCGCGCGGTCGAGCATGTCGAACCGGTTCGTGGCGGCGATGATGCGGATCTCCCCGCGCTCCTCGAAGCCGTCCATCTCCGAGAGGAGTTGCATCATGGTGCGCTGGACCTCGGCGTCGCCGGAGGTCTTGGACTCGGTGCGCTTGGCGGCGATGGCGTCGATCTCGTCGATGAAGATCACGGCGGGCTCGCGCTCGCGGGCCAGGTCGAACAGGTCCCGGACGAGCTTGGCACCCTCGCCGATGAACTTGTGGACGAGCTCGGAGCCGGCCATCTTGATGAAGGTGGCGTCGGTCTGGTTGGCGACGGCCTTGGCGAGCATCGTCTTCCCGGTGCCCGGCGGGCCGTGCAGGAGCACACCCGACGGCGGCTCGATCCCGACGTCCTCGAACATGCCGGGGTTTTTGAGGGGCATCTCGACGGTCTCGCGGACCTCCTCGACCTGCTCCTCGATGCCACCGATGTCCTGGTAGGTGACTTGCGGGGACTCGTTGACCTCCATCACCCGAGCCCGGACGTCGGTTTCGTCGTCCAGCGTCTTGACCACAGAGAGGGAGTTGTTGACTGCGACCCGCGAGTCCGGCTCGAGGTCGTCGCGCATCTCCTCGGTCACCTCGGTCAGCGCCTCCTGGTTGTTGCCGTGCTGCTTGATGATGACGCCGTCGTCGTTGACCTCCTGGACGGTCGCCACGAACAGCGGGGACTGCTTGAGCTTCTTGTTCTCGTGGGTCAGCCGCTCCAGCTTCTGCTGGTACTTGTTGTTCTCTGCGTTGGCGTCGAGCAGCTTGTCCCGCATCTCCTCGTTTTGGGACTCGAGCACCTCGAGGCGCTCCTCCAGGGACTCGATTTTCTCCTGCTTTGAGGCCCCTTCGTCGTAGGGCCACTCGACGTCGTCCACGGTGTCGGTCATTCGGCGCTAGTTACGCCCCGGCGCATTAAGAGGGTTCGGGTCACCTGCCTCCCCGCGGATTCTCTCCACCCGCAAATTTTCAGTGGTAATCAACAGAATCGAAGATATTATTCGTTTGCATTGGATAGGGGGGTCACGATGAGCACGTCCGACGCTCGACACGAGGCCGAAGAGGACCGGTGGGAGGCGGTGCGGGACCTCCCGCCGAGCGCGAAGCTGGTGGCGAAGGAACTGGAGTACGGGGGGCCGTCGACACAGCAGGCGCTCGCCGGGGAGACGCTCCTTCCCGCGCGAACGGTCCGGTACGCGCTGACCCGGCTGGAAGAGGTCGGCGCCGTCGATTCGCGGTTCTCCTTCACCGACGCCCGCAAACGAGTCTACGAACTGACCGTCTGAACCCGGGGCTGTCGGCTGACCGGTCGATTCGGGGCTGGACCCGGCCCCGGCCTCCAGTTTCACCTCGGTCCGGGAACCCATTTATCCGGGGGTGTCCTAGAGCTTCCAATGACGCGGGTGATACACACCGGGGACACCCATCTCGGCTACCAGCAGTACCACCTCCCCCAGCGGCGGGAGGACTTTCTCGACGCCTTCCGGCGGGTGGCTGCCGACGCCGTCGAGGAGGAGGTCGATGCGGTCGTCCACGCCGGCGACCTCTTCCACGACCGGCGCCCGACCCTGCCCGACATCATGGGCGCGCTGTCGGTGCTCCGGGAACTGGACGGCGCCGACATTCCATTTCTCGCCGTCGTGGGCAACCACGAATCCAAGCGGGACGCCCAGTGGCTCGACCTCTTCGAGTCGCTGGGGCTGGCGACCCGGCTCGGCGACGAGCCCGTGACGGTCGGGGACGTCGCCGTCTACGGGCTGGACTTCGTGGCCCGCGCCGAGCGCGAGGACCTCGACTACGACTTTTCGTCCCACGGCTGCGACTACGCCGCCCTGGTCTCCCACGGCCTCTTCCAGCCCTTCGAGCACGGCGACTGGGACATCCGGGAGGTGCTCGCCGGCTCGCCGGTCAGGTTCGACGCCGCACTGCTCGGTGACGACCACACGCCCCAGACCAGACGCATCGAGGACCCACACGACGCGTGGCTGACCTACTGTGGGTCGACCGAGCGCGCGAGCGCGGACGAGCGGGAGAACCGCGGCTACAACCTCGTCGTCTTCGAGGACGACCCCCCGGACTCCCCTGCCGACGGGGTCGACATCCGCCGGCGGGCACTCGACACCCGCGACTTCGTCTTCGTCGACGTCGAACTCGGGCCCGGCGAGGGGGTCGAGCGGGTCCGCGAGCGGGTCACCCAGGAGGAGCTGACCGACGCGGTGGTCGTGGTCTCGATAGCGGGGGAGGGAGAGCCGGTCACGCCCGCGACTGTCGAGGAGGCCGCAGCCGAGGCCGGCGCGCTCACGACACGGGTGACCGACCACCGGGAGCTCGCCGACGAGCGCGACGTCGAGGTGAGTTTCGCCGACCCCGACGAGGCGGTCCGCGAGCGCGTCCGGGAACTCGGGCTGAGCCCGGCCGCCCGCGAGGTCGACGAGACCGTCCGGGCGAGCAAGGTCGCCGACTCCAACGTCGCAAGCGAGGTCGAGCGCCGCGTTCGCGAGCTGGTCGAGGACGACGAGACCGGCGCCTTCCGGCCCGCCGAGGGCGGGGAAGCGGAGGATGCCGAAGACGCGCAAGGGGAGAACTCGGCGGGGAGTGAGGGAGCCGAGGCCGACGCCGAGGTCGTGGATCCGGGACGCGCGGAGGCGGAGCCCGGAGAGGAAGGGACTGACAGCCAGGTCACCATGGAGGACTACCTGTGAGGTTCGACCGGGTCCGCCTGGAGGGGTTCAAGTGCTTCGAGGAGGCCGACCTCCGGCTCGAGGCGGGGGTGACGGTCATCCACGGTCTGAATGGCAGCGGCAAGTCCTCGCTGCTTGAGGCCTGTTTCTTCGCGCTCTACGGCGCGAAGGCGCTGGAGCGGACCCTCGACGAGGTCGTCACTATCGGCGCCGAGGAGACGACCGTCGAGCTGTGGTTCACCCACGCCGGCGGGAGCTACCACGTCAAGCGGCGGGTCCGGGTGCGTGACGAGCGGGCCACGACCGTCGAGTGCGTCCTGGAGGGGCCCGACGCCACCTACGAGGGTGCCCGGGACGTCCGCGCCCGGGTGACCGAACTACTCCGGATGGACCAGGACGCGTTCGTCAACTGCGCGTACGTCCGGCAGGGCGAGGTGAACAAGCTGATCAACGCCTCGCCGGGCGAGCGCCAGGACATGCTCGACGACCTGCTCCAGCTCGGCAAGCTCGAGGAGTACCGCGAGCGCGCCAGCGAGGCCCGCCTGGGGGTCAAACACGTCCGCGACGACAAGCAGGGCGCGCTCTCGCAGGTCGAGTCCCAGCTCGAGGCCAAAGACGAGGAGAAGCTCCACGCCCGCCTGAACGGGCTCAGGGAGGAGCGTTCGGAAGTCGACGAGGAGGTCGACCGCTTCGAGACCAACCGCGAGCAGGCCAAGGAGACTCTCGCCGACGCAGAGAGCGTGCTCGAGGAGTACCGCGAGCGCCAGGCGGAACTGGCCGAGGTCGAGGAGGACGTCGAGGCCCTCCAGGAGCGCATCGAGGCCACCGAGCGGGAGCGCGAAGAGCTGGCCGAGGCGATAGAGAGCACTCGCGAGCGGCTGGCCGAGGCCCGGGAGACCCGCGACGAGCTCCTCGCCGACAGCGACCTCGAGGCGGTCGAGCCCGAGCAAATCCGCGAGCGGGTCGCGGAGCTTGAGGACGAGGCCGAGGCCATTACCGAACGTATCACGGAGCTGAGCGCGGAGAAGCGCCAGCACGACACCGAGGCCGAGAGCCTCGAGGAACGGGCCGAGGAGCTGGAAGACGAGGCCGAACAGCGCCGGGAGGAGGCCGGCGACCTGGAGGCGGAGGTCGAAGAGGGCGAGGACCTCCTCGCGGAGAAGCGGTCGGAACTCGAGGATCTGGAGGCGGAGGCACAGTCCCACCGCGAGGCCTTCGAGGACGCGCCGGTCGACCCCGGCGGTGCTGCGGAGTTCCGCGAGTCCGTCGCAGAGGAGCTCTCGGACGTCCGCGAGGAGCGTGCGGCGGCAGAGGAGACGCTCGCGAACGCCGAGGAGCGGCTCGCGGAGGCCGAGCGGCTCCGCGAGGCCGGGAAGTGTCCGGAGTGTGGTCAGCCGGTCGAGGGCTCGCCCCACGTCGAGGCCATCGACGAGCGCCGCGAGCGGGTGGCGGAGCTCGAGGGGAAGGT
It encodes:
- the rad50 gene encoding DNA double-strand break repair ATPase Rad50, whose product is MRFDRVRLEGFKCFEEADLRLEAGVTVIHGLNGSGKSSLLEACFFALYGAKALERTLDEVVTIGAEETTVELWFTHAGGSYHVKRRVRVRDERATTVECVLEGPDATYEGARDVRARVTELLRMDQDAFVNCAYVRQGEVNKLINASPGERQDMLDDLLQLGKLEEYRERASEARLGVKHVRDDKQGALSQVESQLEAKDEEKLHARLNGLREERSEVDEEVDRFETNREQAKETLADAESVLEEYRERQAELAEVEEDVEALQERIEATEREREELAEAIESTRERLAEARETRDELLADSDLEAVEPEQIRERVAELEDEAEAITERITELSAEKRQHDTEAESLEERAEELEDEAEQRREEAGDLEAEVEEGEDLLAEKRSELEDLEAEAQSHREAFEDAPVDPGGAAEFRESVAEELSDVREERAAAEETLANAEERLAEAERLREAGKCPECGQPVEGSPHVEAIDERRERVAELEGKVESLRERESELAEKRDRAERLEERASELQRLETERENAEQLVNQKETQLEEKAAEAERKREEADDLEGDAAEKREAAAEAREQATACQEAIAECNGEKAELTERVDRLDRLAEAAERVADLEEDVEDYREQRAGKADLNEERRERLAEKRERRDELREEFDEERVAEAREEKERAEDYLEKVEPKLEELRERRDELNEAVGGVEAELDELDSLRDRREELAATVERLDSLYEEAEQLEEMYAGLRAQLRRRNVETLERMLNETFELVYENDTYSRIELDADYELTVYQKDGETLDPDQLSGGERALFNLSLRCAIYRLLAEGIEGAAPMPPLVLDEPTVFLDSGHVSQLVELVGAMREHGVEQILVVSHDEELVAAADDLVRVRTDPRTNRSTVERTSSVDADLLAEAGD